The sequence below is a genomic window from Sphingobacterium sp. ML3W.
TGCTCAAGTCACCCTAGTACCGGATGCAGAAGGACAAATTACATCAAACCATGGTTGGGATACGATTAAAAACAAGGCATACCTAACCGATATCTGTAAGCTTTTCAAAGACCAAGGTATTCGAGTGTCTATTTTTGTTGATCCAGATACAGATATGGTTGAAGCCGCTGCGGAAACAGGGACCGACCGCATCGAATTGTATACTGAGTCATATGCGCAAGCTTTCTTGGAGGAGAGAGATGCAGCAATCAAACCCTATTTTCAAGCGGCTTTAAAAGCGAGAGAAGTTGGTTTAGGCATCAATGCAGGCCATGATTTGGACTTAAATAACTTGACATACTTTAACCAGCATATCCCAGGATTGTTAGAAGTGAGTATTGGCCACGCACTTATCGCAGATGCACTTTATTTAGGATTAGAAGAAACAATAAAAAGATATTTAAATGCATTAAAATAAAAAAGAAGGGCTTTACAAATTTGTAAAGCCCTTCTTTTTTATTTTATATTTATTCAATACCCTTGAATATTCTGTTCCAGCGTATTTTTGATAATCCCGAACCGTCCTTATCAAGACTCAGCCAAGTAAATAATGCTTTACCAACAATATGGTCTTCTGGTACGAAGCCCCATCCACGAGAATCTAAAGAATTATGTCTATTATCACCCATCATCCAATAATAATCCATCTTAAAGGTATATGAATTAGCTTTAACACCATTAATATAGGTACCATCTGCTTTATTTTCCATTGTATTACCTTCATAAATAGTAATTGCACGCTCATAAAGTGGCACAGTAGCACTGTCCAATTGAACAGTCCAACCTTTACTCGGAATTTTAATCGGACCGAAATTATCAAAATTCCAATTCAAAGAAGCAACATTTGGGAAGGTTCCTTCTTCATGTTCGCCTGCTTTACGAATATTTGGAATAACAGCCTTCACATTCATCCATCCTTTAACCATAGCAGCCTCATCAGCCGTCATAAAAACTTGATAAACATCGGGTTGACCTGTAGGGAATGTTTCTAATCGTTTATCATTCATAACACGCATGTCCAAACCAGTTTGGTCGGTTTCTACTATATAATCCAATTGTCCTTCTGGTGGATTAAAACCAGGTTTACCATTTACAAAGAACACAGCATTGGACATAGAGACTTCATCGCCCGGCATACCTACACAACGTTTGATGTAGTTCTCACGTTTATCAACTGGACGGTTGTACGGCGCATCAGCTTCCATTGGATAGTTGAAAACGACAACATCATTTCTTTTGATATCCTGGAATCCAGGCAGGCGCTTATAAGGCAGTTCAATTAACTCTGAGTATGCATTACCTCCAATTAAG
It includes:
- a CDS encoding pyridoxine 5'-phosphate synthase, coding for MTALSVNINKIATLRNSRGGNNPNVLAAALACERFGANGITVHPRPDERHIRYADVFDLKANIQTELNIEGNCQEQKFIDLVLANKPAQVTLVPDAEGQITSNHGWDTIKNKAYLTDICKLFKDQGIRVSIFVDPDTDMVEAAAETGTDRIELYTESYAQAFLEERDAAIKPYFQAALKAREVGLGINAGHDLDLNNLTYFNQHIPGLLEVSIGHALIADALYLGLEETIKRYLNALK
- the lepB gene encoding signal peptidase I → MWYIIFAVLTVIAHYGLWKLFVKAGRSGWEALVPFYREYVMAELTGRAKWVVILLLVPIVNIFVFYGLYLDLIKAFGKRRFWENAAAVLIPFIVLPMWGNDALVKYLGNPNSEEFKKKYPYKKSMAREWADAIVFATVAASLIRGFLIEAYMIPTGSMERTLLVGDFLFVSKVNYGPRVPMTPIAFPFAHHTMPLIGGNAYSELIELPYKRLPGFQDIKRNDVVVFNYPMEADAPYNRPVDKRENYIKRCVGMPGDEVSMSNAVFFVNGKPGFNPPEGQLDYIVETDQTGLDMRVMNDKRLETFPTGQPDVYQVFMTADEAAMVKGWMNVKAVIPNIRKAGEHEEGTFPNVASLNWNFDNFGPIKIPSKGWTVQLDSATVPLYERAITIYEGNTMENKADGTYINGVKANSYTFKMDYYWMMGDNRHNSLDSRGWGFVPEDHIVGKALFTWLSLDKDGSGLSKIRWNRIFKGIE